One window of Myxococcales bacterium genomic DNA carries:
- a CDS encoding DUF4537 domain-containing protein: MRKMVFVSLVVLLGLAAGYAVAAGALKVGDVVYAEWSANGWYHGKIDKSCQGGWHIAFDDGDQKCCTPAQIAKDVVPPAAQVKVGTKVLAQWSDQKYYPGTVSAIAGGDYSIHFDDGDNGKVKLAQIRLR; encoded by the coding sequence ATGAGAAAAATGGTCTTCGTTTCCTTGGTGGTCTTGTTGGGGTTGGCGGCCGGCTACGCGGTCGCGGCGGGGGCGTTGAAAGTCGGCGATGTGGTTTACGCGGAATGGAGCGCCAACGGCTGGTATCACGGTAAAATCGACAAGTCCTGCCAGGGCGGCTGGCATATCGCGTTCGACGACGGCGATCAGAAATGCTGCACACCCGCGCAGATCGCCAAGGATGTCGTGCCGCCCGCGGCCCAGGTGAAGGTCGGAACCAAGGTGCTGGCCCAATGGAGCGACCAGAAATATTATCCGGGAACGGTGTCGGCGATCGCCGGCGGCGACTATTCCATTCATTTCGATGACGGTGACAACGGCAAAGTGAAATTGGCGCAGATTCGCTTGCGGTAA
- a CDS encoding MarR family transcriptional regulator translates to MNQNIIPTECPYYLISRVSLTVAAALKTDLTAADLEHVKPAYLGVLMALWLEEGLKTNELGRRSGLEPSTMTGLLDRMERDGFLIRRADPEDRRAQLIELTDLGRGIRREVTEVVTKTIARMFAGIPETDLAHLKETLRAVLANQPAKGES, encoded by the coding sequence ATGAACCAGAACATCATACCAACAGAATGCCCCTATTACTTGATTTCGCGCGTGTCGCTGACCGTCGCCGCCGCTCTGAAAACCGATTTGACGGCCGCCGATCTTGAGCACGTCAAACCGGCCTATCTTGGCGTTTTAATGGCCCTTTGGCTCGAGGAAGGGCTGAAAACCAACGAGTTGGGCCGCCGCTCCGGCCTGGAACCGTCGACCATGACGGGCCTGTTGGACCGGATGGAACGCGACGGTTTTCTGATCCGCCGGGCGGACCCGGAGGATCGGCGGGCTCAGCTCATCGAACTGACCGATCTGGGACGCGGCATCCGCCGGGAGGTCACCGAGGTGGTGACGAAAACCATCGCGCGGATGTTCGCCGGCATTCCGGAAACGGATCTGGCTCATTTGAAAGAAACCCTCCGGGCCGTTTTGGCCAATCAACCGGCGAAAGGAGAATCATGA
- a CDS encoding 2-hydroxyacyl-CoA dehydratase yields MNTCAASAIGYACAYTPLPLLDAFGFAAHRLLPIGDWPDQAGQLLHENLCPHVKRLLDRGLAGDLPPLAGMVFMASCDAMRRLADAWKKARPDDRIVLVDLPVAADEHSIAFLAAELRRLAETLAEWSGRSFDPAELKRGIASYNELAALAETLRAGLRAGTLAGGAARNQALLRLAMTRPRDEALTAFRQAAAEAPAQETAAGAVPVLLFGNVLPDPEALTLFESCGARVIADDVCTGGRAFHRIEPGDFADDLHWLARALLTRPACARTMDPARPGKIAPDLVRAARECGARGVIGHVLKFCDPYLARLPAIREALREAGLPLLLLEGDCTLGAIGQQRTRIEAFVEMLG; encoded by the coding sequence ATGAACACCTGCGCCGCATCGGCCATCGGTTATGCCTGCGCGTACACACCCCTGCCGCTGCTGGACGCCTTCGGCTTCGCCGCGCATCGTTTGCTGCCCATCGGCGACTGGCCGGATCAGGCGGGCCAGCTATTGCACGAAAATCTTTGCCCGCACGTCAAGCGCCTGCTCGATCGCGGACTGGCCGGCGACCTGCCGCCCCTGGCCGGAATGGTTTTCATGGCCAGTTGCGACGCCATGCGCCGCCTGGCGGACGCCTGGAAAAAAGCGCGGCCCGACGATCGGATCGTGCTGGTCGATCTGCCGGTGGCCGCCGACGAGCACTCGATCGCGTTTCTGGCCGCCGAGTTGCGGCGATTGGCGGAAACGTTGGCCGAATGGAGCGGCCGGAGCTTCGATCCGGCGGAACTGAAACGCGGCATCGCGAGCTATAACGAGTTGGCGGCGCTGGCCGAAACGTTGCGCGCCGGATTGCGCGCCGGCACGCTCGCCGGCGGCGCCGCGCGGAATCAGGCCTTGCTTCGTTTGGCGATGACGCGGCCGCGTGATGAAGCCCTGACCGCCTTTCGCCAGGCCGCGGCCGAGGCGCCCGCCCAGGAAACGGCCGCCGGCGCGGTGCCGGTATTGCTGTTCGGCAACGTCCTGCCGGACCCCGAAGCCCTGACCCTGTTCGAATCGTGCGGCGCCCGGGTGATCGCCGACGACGTTTGCACCGGCGGGCGCGCTTTTCACCGGATCGAACCCGGCGACTTCGCCGACGATCTGCATTGGCTGGCCCGCGCACTGCTGACGCGGCCGGCCTGCGCGCGCACGATGGACCCCGCGCGGCCCGGGAAAATCGCCCCCGACCTCGTGCGGGCCGCTCGCGAATGCGGCGCTCGCGGTGTCATCGGGCACGTTCTCAAGTTCTGCGACCCTTACCTGGCGCGCCTGCCCGCGATTCGGGAGGCGCTGCGCGAAGCCGGCCTGCCGCTGCTCCTTCTGGAAGGCGATTGCACGCTGGGCGCCATCGGGCAGCAACGGACCCGGATCGAGGCTTTCGTCGAAATGTTGGGGTGA
- a CDS encoding 2-hydroxyacyl-CoA dehydratase: protein MMQAYFQNLVDEIEAARQTAPERVAARKIFALEVARLGTRLYSGAGQVAWCGVTAPFDLLNAMGVTSCFVEFVGAMLASTGLIGEQLQAAEQAGYAADTCGYHRAVIGAALQGFMPVPDFLIATTSPCSGGLATIENLARLFKKDLFVLQIPQEDTPAAVNYLAGQLRRMVEFVARHTGRALDDEKLEQSLAATNRTRESLLEVYRLARSVPSPASSNDLRNFGIVLPLFLGTAGGEAAARAYRDEFTARCQAGNGGGRAEKIRLLWIQNRVQFHNPLEALLAKEYGATVVIDELNNLYWEPIDPRDPYPGLARRAIHMPLNGTVDHRAALLTELALEYRVDGAINPCHWGCRQGTGARGLIADRLRESGVPVLNLEVDCVDPRNFPEGQLRTRLEAFLELIANRRPAETATDTRCRKIIADSPK from the coding sequence ATGATGCAGGCTTATTTTCAAAATCTCGTCGATGAAATCGAAGCCGCCAGGCAAACCGCGCCGGAGCGCGTCGCGGCGCGAAAAATCTTCGCGCTCGAGGTGGCGCGCCTGGGAACGCGACTGTATTCCGGCGCCGGGCAAGTCGCTTGGTGCGGCGTGACGGCGCCCTTCGACTTACTGAATGCCATGGGCGTGACGTCCTGCTTCGTCGAATTCGTCGGCGCGATGCTTGCCTCGACGGGCCTGATCGGCGAGCAGCTGCAGGCCGCCGAGCAGGCCGGCTATGCCGCCGACACCTGCGGCTATCACCGCGCGGTGATCGGCGCCGCGCTGCAGGGCTTCATGCCGGTGCCCGATTTTCTGATCGCGACCACCAGCCCGTGCAGCGGCGGCCTGGCGACGATCGAAAACCTCGCGCGCCTGTTCAAGAAGGATTTGTTCGTGCTGCAAATCCCGCAGGAAGACACGCCGGCCGCCGTGAATTATCTCGCCGGGCAGCTCCGCCGAATGGTCGAATTCGTGGCGCGGCACACCGGCCGCGCCCTGGACGATGAAAAACTGGAACAATCGTTGGCCGCCACCAACCGGACGCGGGAATCGCTGCTGGAGGTCTACCGCCTGGCGCGGTCCGTCCCTTCGCCGGCATCGTCGAACGACTTGCGCAACTTCGGCATCGTACTACCGCTGTTTCTCGGTACGGCGGGCGGCGAGGCCGCGGCGCGGGCCTATCGGGATGAATTCACCGCTCGCTGCCAAGCGGGAAACGGCGGCGGCCGCGCGGAAAAAATCCGCCTGCTTTGGATCCAGAACCGCGTACAATTCCACAATCCGCTCGAGGCATTGCTCGCCAAGGAATACGGCGCGACCGTCGTCATCGACGAACTCAACAACCTTTACTGGGAGCCGATCGATCCGCGCGATCCGTACCCGGGACTGGCTCGGCGCGCCATCCACATGCCGCTGAACGGGACGGTCGATCACCGGGCCGCTTTGTTGACGGAACTGGCGCTCGAATACCGCGTCGACGGCGCCATCAATCCCTGTCACTGGGGTTGCCGCCAGGGCACCGGGGCGCGCGGCCTGATCGCCGACCGCCTGCGGGAAAGCGGCGTGCCGGTCCTCAATCTCGAGGTGGATTGCGTCGATCCGCGCAATTTCCCGGAAGGCCAGTTGCGAACCCGGCTGGAGGCTTTTCTGGAATTGATCGCCAATCGCCGGCCGGCCGAAACGGCAACCGACACCCGGTGCCGCAAAATCATCGCCGATTCTCCAAAATAA